In the Populus trichocarpa isolate Nisqually-1 chromosome 1, P.trichocarpa_v4.1, whole genome shotgun sequence genome, TTTTTGTCGatgaaaataccgacagaatgatgccaataatttaattatttggggGAAAAAGCATGTCATCTCCTCCCTTCTATTGTAGTTAGTTTATGTtaaagtataaatataattatgtagaATATTAagacaaaatcatcaaaactaAGTTTATCTTTCTGATCTAAATCTAAGTTAAGATTTTACGGGGAATTCATGAAAATCTTATTCGTTACGGTGTAAATTTATTGCTCGAATAACAGAGGAGAGAATACATCCGCCGCTgaggttattatttttatgagtaaAGCTGAAGACAGCTAGCCTAACAGGGAAGTCCTAACTCTTAATTAACCCATCAATTATACAAGCCTGCtagtctaatatatatattattcataaCTGAGCTGTCtgcaatttattaattttcctcCCTCAAGTAGAGGGACAAAAATCAACAAAAGCCGGCCTAACCTAAAAATCCTTCCTCTTTGAACCGAGTAAAACTACTTTTCCTATCTCTAAAACCTGAACGCCAAGCCCACaagaaaagcaaagcaaagcaaaagaTTGATAAACACAGCtccaaaaaacatgaaaacaacaCAGCAGCCATCAAAACACCACCTCCACTTGAGTTATTTTGGGACCCACCATTCTATAGCCATTTCGCTTACGTGTCAACCCCTTACTTTGCATGGCATCTTACATCGCCCCATCGCCCTCACTTTATAAACCCCTTCACCGATTCTATTCCAGCCAGAGGCTTCCTAGCTCCTCCTAATTTTCTCTCCAggctccttttcttcttcattaggTTTTGTTCTTGCTCTTGAACATTGCTGCTGCGATCAATATTTCTTGAACAGGTCAACAACTCTCCGATGGAGACCCACAAGGCCTATTTTTTGTCTGCTATTTTAGTGCTTGCGATGCTGTCTTTTCTACATGTACAGAGTGTTCAAGCCGCCCGGTTGAACCCGGTTGAACCAAGGATTCTTATGCCAACAGGGAAAGATGAGCCAGAAGTCGATGATGATGGTGAAGAAATTGGCTCGAGATGGGCGGTTCTTGTGGCCGGTTCAAGTGGTTATGGAAATTACAGGCATCAGGTGAAACTCACTAAAATTAGCTGGCTAAGCTAGCCTGCTAGCCCCCCCACcttaccttttcttcttttataaaagACCAGGTGGCTAATCCATCTTCACGGACTTGATTAGTTAACCAATAAGCTTATAAACTGTTCGGGAACTGtttgaaatgatgtttttttttttttttaatataatgataattgtttttttttaaaatatattattttatatattttaaaataaaaaatattcaaaaaatagtCATTACTATTTTCTTGAAGATTCttctaatattataattaaaagacagTAGCGATTACTTTTATTACAGGAGtgcatgtgtttgttttttgttggatGTGAAATTCTTATTGATGATTGATTGTGGATATACATATGTTATGTAGGCGGATGTCTGCCATGCATATCAACTATTAAGAAAAGGCGGGATAAAAGAAGAGAACATGGTGGTGTTTATGTATGATGATATAGCCATGCATCATTTGAACCCAAGGCCTGGAGTTATCATCAACCATCCACAAGGAGATGATGTTTATGCTGGTGTGCCTAAGGTAACCAcatgtataataaataaatactatttgcttattgaattattatttatttactgaaaCACATGGATAAAGAATTGTAGCATTGAATCCCTGTATGTTCTGGtgtgatttattaaaaaaaataattgtttttgttttttttctttgattttttaacaatatattttttttatcctttaatattttttttattttttattaggttattctacaatattatatatttttttatttttttctaagaagttatcccaatctcatatccttcaacattagatttgttttttattaggctGTCTCTGTCTCATGATCCGGGTTgcgggtttgacatgttaattttcttgactcagtttttttttaaattgatttttttttaaatttcatcatttaatattgtgttcaattgaaaattagatttcatgatttattttggtttgatttttatgagattatctcaacTTCATAACCTGATAATACTACTTAACGGGTtgacttgaataattttttgtgtcatttttgtaattaatttttttacaagtaTCAACGTTCAACATTGGATCCAATAAGatcgattgagaattgaacttcataatttattttgatttattttttatggggttattttagtctcatgaCCAGAGTCGTggatttaacaaattaatccaagttaaatctggtcattttttatttatttatttctatcggtctcatgacctgattcatgagtttgacagattgaattgggttatttttttatgtttttttaattgacttcatttttagttttatctttcaatattgaattaattaaaaattgaatttcataatttgtttcaattttctttttaagagattatctcggtcttatgatcCGAGTCGCAAATTTGAAATGTTAACTTGGGTtatttttaggtcatttttaattaattttttttaatttcatcattcaacattgtgtTAATTGCAAAttaggttttatatttttttttattttttttctatggggtatcatagtctcataacttGAGTCGcggatttgacatgttaacttgggttgatccaagtcaatttattatattgtaattttaatataaaaaaatgtgaaatttttttagagTCAAATTACGTTTTTAAGGGTTCTTTAAGTTGTTTTTGAACTCGCAAAGCCAACTATATCGTTTCGAGTcatccccacatgatttaatttttttctactaaaaaaatattagtaatatctgaatatttttttatgttaaaaaaaaatttaacccgaCCCGCAGTATAGCACaattatatacacacacatacatacatTGCATGTTACAACAGTAATTATTTGGGTGGCCACTGTAAAGACAGTAGAAGCTATCATTTCATAGGAGAACTGAAGAGGGGAAAATGAATGGCGTCTAATTATCATAATCCTTTCGGACCCCACTTTGGTGGGATCCCATGTGTTTTTTTCCCTCTGTGGGTAAGGTTGGCTTTTTAGTATTAATCATGTCTACCATGTTTGAAGCTTTTGGTTGACATGTTCCATCCTGGATTCGTAATTGATAGTGATTGGTTCTGTGATGCTAACCTTATTGGTCTGCATCCAAGTTGCGTTCTTTGTAAGTTTTGTAATTCAACCTTATTGGTCTATCCGAAATATCCAAAGAATAtgacataattttataaatatttatctaCAAGGAAAAGGACAACCATTTTCGTATTTACTTCAGTATATTAAACTATGATTAGAAAATGGACTTgtctttagataaaaaaatatgttcttgaatTACAATATTATTAAGGTTCACATATTCACTGTggattaatgtttattttaattgctgcTATTCTATCCCCGTTTAAGAGTgagttataatttgtttttttttaaaaaaattttgaaatttattttgctttaaatttatttttttaatgattttagattattttaaacttatgatatcaaaaataaattttaaaaaataaaaaatatattattttaatattttttcaaacgaaaattaatttaaattattactcttcatctgcaatttttttatcagatgGTACTTGGTAGCTTGTCATGAACTACTACCGGCAATATTTGAGTGCCTGTGTGATGTGAATCTCTCGACTCGTGCTAGTTGCAGCAATAGAGAACTAAACAACACGGTTTTCTGAtttctgaagaaaaaagaaaaatataatcaagGAATTATCGATAAACAGTGAGGTGGTTTTAGTCACTTTGGccccattattttttaattattgatagcCGGTCACCTGATTGGATTTGGACTAAAGGTTTATGACCAAATtgagataattaattattgttctaATTTAAGTTATAATCCATGATTTGGCTTTTAATGGTGAAATTTTCACTAACTGTTGAAATGCGTTGTCTTTTGTGGTAGGATTACACTGGTGAACAGGTTAATACTGAGAATCTGTATGCAGTACTTCTTGGTAACAAGAGTGCTGTCAAGGGTGGAAGTGGCAAGGTTGTGGATAGCAAGCCCAATGACAGGATCTTCTTGTACTATTCTGATCATGGAGGTCCTGGAGTTCTTGGTGTGTAATTTTTCCGCCTTTTTCATGATGCTCAGCTTCGTTTCCTAGCCTTCAAAATGCCAGTAGTCTTGACATTGGTCGTAAATATTTCAGTTGATAGCTCAACCATAGCAACATCATCCATTTCACTTCAAATTTGTTCCTTTGTTTCGGTTTTAATCAAGGTTTAATTCGGAAAGAATGCATAACTGGCCCATACCATGTGAACACAGGAATGCCAAATATGCCTTTTCTATATGCAATGGATTTCATCGAGGTTCTGAAGAAGAAACATGCATCTGGGAGCTACAAAGAAATGGTAAAGAGACCATTTATTCTTACATCATAATTAGTGATTCTATAGGCTGCCGAGACAACTTACAAACAATTGCTTGCTGACAAGCTTTTGTTGCGGACAGGTAATGTATATAGAAGCTTGCGAGAGTGGGAGCATCTTCGAAGGGATCATGCCTAAGGACCTAAACATTTACGTGACGACAGCATCAAATGCGGAAGAGATTAGCTGGGGAACTTATTGTCCTGGGATGGATCCATCTCCACCCTCGGAGTATGTCACTTGCTTAGGGGATCTGTACAGTGTTGCTTGGATGGAAGATAGGTGTGTGTAATATTGGCTCCTTCTGTCCCGCTCCTCACTTGCTTACATAAACCAACCAGTTCATTCTTCTTCCACGGTAGTAGTTCACAATCAATAAAGGTCCCTTTCCGAGGTAATCAATAGTTTATCAGCGTTTATTCTGTTTTATTAACTCCCCCTTCTCCTGCAGTGAAACACACAATCTgaagaaagaaacaattaaGCAGCAATATCATTCGGTAATGCCGACAATTATCACTAAATGAGCATTTCTACACAgcttaatttgaatttgttacTGCTAAAGGGCTAAAGTAACGCGTGATTTCTTGTTTATGCAGGTGAAAGAGAGGACTTCCAATTACAATGCATTCACTTCTGGATCCCATGTGATGCAATATGGGAACGAAAGCCTCAAAGGAGAGAAGCTTTTTTTGTATCAAGGTTTCGATCCAGCTAGTGTAAACTTCCCTCCAAACAATGGCCACATTGGTGCGCGTATGGATGTTGTTAACCAGAGAGATGCAGAGCTTGTTTTCCTCTGGCAAATGGTAAGTGCAGCAAATGGTTTGAGCATGACAATTTATATTTCCTCCAGCtccataattttgttttgggtcGTGCAGTACAAAAGAGCTGAAGGTGGGTCAGAAAAGAAGACCCAAATCCTCAATCAGATTAAAGAGACAATGAGGCATAGAACTCACTTGGACAGCAGCATGGAATTGATCGGAACACTATTATTTGGACCTAAAAAAGGTTCCACCATCCTTAAATCTGTTAGGGAACCCGATTCGCCCCTAGTAGATGACTGGAGATGCTTAAAATCAATGGTAACATAGCATTAATGCTTTGTTCAAGTCTCTTTTCCTTTGCTGcgcattcattttattattaattactaGCAACATGTGAACTTCGAAAATTGTAGGTTCGATTGTTTGAAAAACATTGTGGATCACTGACTCAGTATGGAATGAAACACATGCGAGCATTTGCCAACATTTGCAATGGTGGCGTCTCTCTAGCCTCCATGGAGGAAGCTTGTGTGGCCGCTTGTAGTGGCCATGATGCTGGGGAACTGCATCCTTCAAACCAAGGTTACAGTACTTAATAGCCGGAAAATCTGGAATTAGCTTTCAGTATGCTGAGTATGTTATTGTACATACTGTTAGATGCTTTATCTCAGCAGTAGCATTTCTATACCCAGGTGTTCTTAGCGGGTGATATTTGTGAGGAAAAAAAGAGGCTATCGCCCTCACTACTTGTCAATATAAATTTCAACTTCTATGCATGTGTGGCTTGTTTTCCCATAGAACTGTACTCGAGATATGTTCCCTGTATGTCTATGATTTCTGAGGAACTGCTAACCAGATTAATCTTATCCTAACAACAAAAATGAAGGGGCTAACTTGGCTATGGAGATGAGTTCTAGTGACCTTTTATGAGAGACCAAAAGGTTACAAGACATCAATGAGCTTATGAATTTGGTTTTCTCCAGAAATATTGTAAGTGGATCTTGTCTAAGCCCGAGATTCAGTGTAAAGGAGTAGGAGTAGGGAACCGAGAGTTGCTAACAAAGCCCAGATGTGCTTAATTCAAGGTCACTTCGACGAAGATGTTTGCAGCCCAAAAGTCACTTATTCGCTTATCCCTTTTACATCcttgtgtttaagaaaaaagttaattaattgaagaaaagtTAATCAATCTTAGATTacagtgactttttttttttcaaaatataacagTATATTTGTACGGATAAAATAAGATTCATGTGCATATattcattaaaacaaaagctaaaagaggtcattaaatatacatttatattttattaaagaagattattttgttattataaaataaaaaaacttggtttGAAAGTTAATATGGTCTTTTTCATGGGATAAAATTGTCATTACCAAATTAACAAGGAaaatcttggtaaaatcatatttttattgcataatAAACATTACTAAGTAgctattaaaatcaaaattcatttaaCTGGTttcttggagttttttttttgaaattttattttaatttaaaagttgaaaTATTATTGGTGTGTGTTGCATGAGTTGGCATGTGGGAGGCCCCCACACTCTTCTGAAGGCACATGCAATGCCTCTCGATAATAAAAATGGCCAACCACGATGTCACTTTAAGCATTGAGTGGCAATGAATCTTATGGGACGAAGACTATATGGTTATTCATGGTGGTTCGGTCGTAGTTGAATTAAAATTctcccctttcttttctctcttcttggGAATCATGTTGGACAAACCAAAATTTAAAGTTATCCTCttaattgtaattctcatttttttgattgctcattatttttatttatttatttttcaattttaaccttTAGCATCTggtcctattttatttttatataaaatttggtcctcgttatttttatggttattttttatatccttctcttaattaattttgttttccaattttataactcatcattttgtttttcattttttatattaaatttgattattattcttttaattgcttttttcctctttgattcctttttttatttgttttttttttcaatttcaccatttaacattgaatttgttAAGAATGAGGCTTTGTAATTTTTCGAGATGGTGATCTCAATGTCATGACCTAAGTCATAGGTATGAAATGTTAATTCAACTTGCCTCggtctttttttccttttcttttcatttattttcttttttaatttcattcttttacaTTTAGTCTCTAATCTTGTAAAAAATGAGGTtgtacatttgttttattttcaaatttggcCTCTAAAGCCTTAATTGTTTtaaacatagttttaaaactcggccTGGCCCAGGGCTGGAACCAGgccgggtttaagaaaaataagggaAGTTAAAAACCCGagtgacccggcaagacccgatCAAAAATCCAGTTGCAACccattgactatttttttaaccaagacaacgttgttttaatttataaaaaaaattaggattgacCTGGGTGACCCGATCAAAACACGGTGACCCGGACAAAACCCGTGACCCGAGCCTTGGGCTGGGTCAACCGTCGAGTCGATTTTAAAAACTTCGGTTTTAAGTCAatgaaactgattttttttttgctaaactTAGCATTAACCAAGCGCTATAATGTTTCTCGACATCGTAAAAGCCACATATTTAACCTATTgaaacaaatcatcaagtccattttcaaataaacTTAATGATAAagaatcaatttgaaaaagaagaaattaagtgGAGTAATGAAAAGAATTCAAAGgacaacaaaaaagaaggaTAAACTTTTTTCCCTACTTGCTCAGTTCAATCCATGCAAACAAATTAAGGGGTTGAACATTTGTCTCAAATTCAAACTCGGTCCCCAAAgcctcaattattttaaatcaataaaattaagttttattttgccAAACCAAACATCAACTGAGCATTATAATTCTTTCTTGACATCAAAAAATCTCCATAtttagaaaagtaaaataaaccATCAAGTTTAATCCTAAATAAACACAACATGATaggatcaaattcaaaaaaataataatcaagggatcaaaatataagaaatcaaaa is a window encoding:
- the LOC18094383 gene encoding vacuolar-processing enzyme-like, coding for METHKAYFLSAILVLAMLSFLHVQSVQAARLNPVEPRILMPTGKDEPEVDDDGEEIGSRWAVLVAGSSGYGNYRHQADVCHAYQLLRKGGIKEENMVVFMYDDIAMHHLNPRPGVIINHPQGDDVYAGVPKDYTGEQVNTENLYAVLLGNKSAVKGGSGKVVDSKPNDRIFLYYSDHGGPGVLGMPNMPFLYAMDFIEVLKKKHASGSYKEMVMYIEACESGSIFEGIMPKDLNIYVTTASNAEEISWGTYCPGMDPSPPSEYVTCLGDLYSVAWMEDSETHNLKKETIKQQYHSVKERTSNYNAFTSGSHVMQYGNESLKGEKLFLYQGFDPASVNFPPNNGHIGARMDVVNQRDAELVFLWQMYKRAEGGSEKKTQILNQIKETMRHRTHLDSSMELIGTLLFGPKKGSTILKSVREPDSPLVDDWRCLKSMVRLFEKHCGSLTQYGMKHMRAFANICNGGVSLASMEEACVAACSGHDAGELHPSNQGYST